The proteins below are encoded in one region of Candidatus Deferrimicrobiaceae bacterium:
- a CDS encoding helix-turn-helix domain-containing protein, with translation EYEPLGGTKTVQANVRIVAATNRKLAELVSDGKFRDDLYFRLAVVRLTLPPLRDRREDIPFLVEHFVRRFSVKSGKQITGVTPAVMEILMRHDFPGNVRELENVIEYGFVLCHNRLIDVPHLPEDLPQGNQRAFATKPPHDGSQLKLAEADAIRFALKHNGGHLGKTAQELGISRATLWRKMKKYSIS, from the coding sequence CGAGTACGAGCCGCTCGGCGGGACCAAGACCGTGCAGGCGAACGTACGCATCGTGGCGGCCACCAACCGGAAGCTGGCCGAGCTCGTCAGCGACGGGAAGTTCCGGGACGACCTGTACTTCCGCCTGGCGGTCGTCCGTCTGACCCTCCCCCCGCTCAGGGACCGGCGCGAGGACATCCCCTTTCTGGTCGAGCATTTCGTCCGGCGTTTCAGCGTGAAGAGCGGGAAGCAGATCACCGGAGTCACGCCCGCGGTGATGGAGATCCTCATGCGCCACGACTTTCCGGGAAACGTCCGGGAGCTGGAAAATGTCATCGAGTACGGGTTCGTCCTGTGCCACAACCGGCTGATCGATGTGCCCCACCTCCCCGAGGATCTCCCGCAGGGGAACCAGCGCGCCTTTGCGACGAAGCCACCGCACGACGGATCGCAGCTCAAGCTTGCGGAGGCCGACGCCATCCGTTTCGCCCTCAAGCACAACGGCGGGCACCTGGGAAAGACGGCACAGGAACTGGGAATAAGCCGCGCCACGCTGTGGCGGAAGATGAAGAAGTACTCCATTTCTTGA